The Deltaproteobacteria bacterium genomic interval GCATAACCGAGCTGCTCAGGATACCGATAACATCGAGGAGGACGGGCGAGTTGCTGGTGGCCACTCAGGAGAACGAAGGGCGGCTCATATACGACTCGGGCAGGCTTGTGAGCGCCACCATGGACGCACTGAGCGGCAGCGAGGCGCTCAGCGAGATACTGAGGTGGGACGAAGGGGTCTTCGAGTTCCGCGAGGGTGTCCGCCCCGGCGGCGGGGAGCGCGACCCGCGGCTCAACAACATCCTCATCGACGAGCTGAAGAAGTGGTACGCCAGCAGGATTACGGCCCGTGAAGCCGGCTCTGCGGCGCCCGATGTGAACGCCGCCGTCCATGACAACATCGTGCCGCTCAACGGCCGCCCCCGCCAGGTCCCGGCGGAAGAGACCTCCGCTGCCGCGCCTCCTTGCGGCGAGACACTCGGCGCGGCGAGACTCGACAGGCGGGGCAACGCCATCACAAAGCGCGGCGACTTCACGCAGCGCGACGGCGCAATGGCCGCCATAGCACACCAATACCTTTCGCCACTCTCCGAAGAGCTCGGCCTCGGTCCGGTCCGCACGATTACGATCGAAGGCTCCACCGGCCGGTCGCTTGGGGTGGCCTTCGAAGGCGAAGAGCTTCTGGCCGTCACCGCCCGGCAGGGCGCGGACATGGAGGAACAGGTGGAAAGACTCAGGCAGGGCTCGGGCTGAACGAGCAACCGCCGGGGAGGAGGGGCTGATGAAGAACGCCGAACAGATCGTAAACGAGCTGAAGTCCATCGACGGCTGCCTCGGCGCCGTCCTGACACGGGGCTCCGAGTGCATGGTCTCATGTCTGCCCTCGGTGGTGGACAGGGGAAGGCTCGGCCGCGTGGCGGCGACGATACACAAGCTCTCGCTCACGGCCGCCAAGGCCGGCTACCCGGAGAGCGATGTCTGCGTCCGCTACGCGAACGCGGCGCTCTTCATCTTCCCCCTGGGCGCCGGGGGTTACGTTGCGCTCCTGTGCCGCCCCGACGTCTCGGGCGCGGCCGTAAAGATCTTCGCCGGCGTGGCCGTGGACGAGCTTCGACACCTGCAAAGCGATGCGCAAGGCCTCGACGCCGGGCCCACCGGAGACCTGGACGCCTTCTGCCGCAACCACGCCGGCCGGCTCGACGCCCTCAGAAAGATATTCGTCTCCCATGTCGGCCCCATAGGCAAAAGGCTCTTCGACAAGCACCTCAGGCAGTGGGCCGCCGAGGAGGGCGCCGACTGGGCGAGGATCGAAAGATTCAGGAGCGCCATCGCCGCCGAGATAGAGGACAGCGACGGCCGCTACGAACTGGTCAGCAGCAAGTACTGGGGGAGCGGAAAGGGCAACGCACCGACCCGCAGCACGCGCTGAAGGAGGCATTCAACAACGAACGCAGAGGTGAACGATGAGCATCAAATCGCAGATACTGTTTTCCGTCGGAACACTCGTGGCCCTCATAGTGGCGGTCGGCAGCGGCATGATCTACGTGACCTCGACCCTTAGCGCCGCCAGTCTCCACACCGACCTGTCGGGCCGCCAGCGCGCCCTCTCCCAGCGCACCGCCAAGGAGGCGCTCATATACGCAGCCGAGCCGACAAAGGAGAACGCCGGAAAGCTGAAGACCACGCTTACGGTCTTCACCAAGTCCATAGAGGGGATGCTCAACGGCGGCTCCGTCCCCATGAGCGCCGACAACAGCAACTACAAGTTCATACCGAGGGTGGCCGACGCCGAGGCCCTCGGCCACGGACAGCGCGAACTCGAACTCTGGAAACCCATTCGCGCCGCCGCACAGCGGCTCATCGCCTCGAAGGGCAAGGACAGGGACGCCCTGCGCTACGTGGTGGACCACAACATGGAGCTCTTCGCCGCGGCCAATGACATGACCAACCGCCTCGCCGACGCCACCGCCGAGAACGCCCGCTTCATGCTCGTCGTCGAGGTGCTCATACTGGCGCTCAGCCTCACCGCCGGAGTGGTGGCGCTGCTGGTCGGCAGGCGGGTGTCGTCGGCCATCGTCGATCTCACCGACCATGCCGACATCATAAGCCGCGGCGAGATAAACAAGCCCGTTCCCACCGACG includes:
- a CDS encoding DUF4388 domain-containing protein, which translates into the protein MSKLQGTVEAVGITELLRIPITSRRTGELLVATQENEGRLIYDSGRLVSATMDALSGSEALSEILRWDEGVFEFREGVRPGGGERDPRLNNILIDELKKWYASRITAREAGSAAPDVNAAVHDNIVPLNGRPRQVPAEETSAAAPPCGETLGAARLDRRGNAITKRGDFTQRDGAMAAIAHQYLSPLSEELGLGPVRTITIEGSTGRSLGVAFEGEELLAVTARQGADMEEQVERLRQGSG
- a CDS encoding HAMP domain-containing protein, encoding MSIKSQILFSVGTLVALIVAVGSGMIYVTSTLSAASLHTDLSGRQRALSQRTAKEALIYAAEPTKENAGKLKTTLTVFTKSIEGMLNGGSVPMSADNSNYKFIPRVADAEALGHGQRELELWKPIRAAAQRLIASKGKDRDALRYVVDHNMELFAAANDMTNRLADATAENARFMLVVEVLILALSLTAGVVALLVGRRVSSAIVDLTDHADIISRGEINKPVPTDGPGEVAVLGKSLDRMRISLKKSMEMLSRADIA